Below is a window of Shinella sp. PSBB067 DNA.
CTCGATCAGTTCGACCCGATGGCCGGCGCGCGCAAGAAACAATGCCGCCGCAAGCCCTGCAGGCCCCGCGCCGGCAATGCCGATATCCAGTGGCTTCATGCCCTTCCCCGGTGGGCTGGCGTCAATCCTGATCCGCGTCGTAGGCCGTTCGGGCGGCCCGGATCGCGGCATGGTTCTGCGTAGACCACTGCACGAGGGAGCGAAGAAGCGCAAGGAAGGATTGGCCGAGCGGCGTCAGCCCGTATTCGACGCTTGGCGGCTGGGTGGGATAGACGGTGCGCGTGAGATAGCCGTCGCGCTGGAGGTCGCGCAGCGTCTGGGTCAGCATGCGCTGGGAAATGTCCGGAATGAAGCGGCGCAGTTGCGAAAAGCGGCGCGGCCCCTCGGCAAGGCCGAGGATCATCAGCGAGGTCCACTTGCCGCCGACGCTGTCCAATACGTCCCGGACGGGACAATCGTCCATGGACATTGCCACCCCGTCGATGAGAATGATGCGTTCGCCCTGGGGGCGCTCGACGATCTTGTTCATGGCCGGTTCCCTCCAGGTAACCACCGCAGAAAAAACTGCCTCCTTTACATCGTCTAGCAGATTACCAGATAAGAGCAAGTCTCAATAAGAGACCATATCGCAGCAGGATAGCGGCATCTCCCCTGCCCGGCCTGCCAGAAAGGGAAAGACATGACCGACACGCTTCTCGTCACCGGCGCCTCCGGCCAGCTCGGCCGCCTCGTCCTCGATGCGCTCCTCGCCTCCGGCAAGGTCGCCCCGGCCAGCATCGTCGCCACGACCCGCGACGTCGCCAGGCTCGCCGACTATGCCGAAAAGGGCGTGACCGTCCGCGCCGCCGATTTCGAGGATGCCGCCTCGCTCGACGCCGCCTTCGCCGGCGCCACCAGGGCGCTGATCATCTCCACCGACGCGCTCGACCGGCCGGGCAAGCGCCTCGCCCAGCACAAGGCCGCCGTCGCCGCCGCAGAAAAGGCCGGCGTGCGGCACATCCTCTATACCTCTATGCCGCAGCCGGACGATTCGCGCGTCACCTTCGCACCGGACCATCTCGGCACCGAGGAAGCCATCAAGGCGACCGGCATCGCCTACACGATCCTGCGCGACGGCTGGTATGCGGAAAACCTCTTCATGTCGCTACCGCATGCGCTCCAGACCGGATCCTGGTACACCTCGTCCGGCAATGGCAGGATCGCCCACATCACCCGCGCCGACACGGCCGCTGCCCTTGCCGGCGCCTTGCTGGATGCCGGCAGCGAGAGCCGGACCTACACGCTCACGGGCCCTGAGAGCCATACGGCCGAAGAGATCGCGGCCATCGTCTCCGCCGCGACGGGCAAGCCGCTCAAGGTGGTGCATGTGACGGATGCCCAGCTCGCCGAAGGCCTGAAGGGCGCCGGCCTGCCGGAAGCCTTCATCCCCACCGTCGTTTCCTTCGACGCCAACACGCGCGAAGGCAAGATCGCCATGGTCACCGACGACGCGGAAAAGCTGTCCGGCCGAAAGCCGACGTCCCTTGAGGACTTCGCCGCCGCCAACAAGGCGGCCTTCCTCGGCTGATCGCGACACGGCGCGGCGCTCTTGCGGGAGCGCCGCTGGCCGTCAGAGATCCTGGCCGCAGGCGCGGCAGAAGCGCCGTACGGTCTCCGCCATGCCGTATTCCAGCGCGTCGGCCGTCAGACCGTGGCCGATCGAGACTTCCGCAAGGCGCGGGATGCGCGCGACGAGCGCCGGCAGGTTGGCGACCGTCAGGTCATGGCCGGCATTGACGTCGAGGCCGAGGTCGAAGGCGATGTCCGCCGTCTCGCCGAGCAGCGCGACGATGCGCGCCGCCTCCGCCGGATCGTCGTGGCAGCCGCCATAGGGGCCGGTATAGAGTTCGATCCGGTCGGCGCCCACATCCCTCGCGATCTTCAGCGCCTCGCGGTCGGGCTCGCCGTCGGCGAAGAGGGAAACGCGCAGGCCCAGTCTCTTCAAGCGG
It encodes the following:
- a CDS encoding winged helix-turn-helix transcriptional regulator, encoding MSMDDCPVRDVLDSVGGKWTSLMILGLAEGPRRFSQLRRFIPDISQRMLTQTLRDLQRDGYLTRTVYPTQPPSVEYGLTPLGQSFLALLRSLVQWSTQNHAAIRAARTAYDADQD
- a CDS encoding SDR family oxidoreductase; its protein translation is MTDTLLVTGASGQLGRLVLDALLASGKVAPASIVATTRDVARLADYAEKGVTVRAADFEDAASLDAAFAGATRALIISTDALDRPGKRLAQHKAAVAAAEKAGVRHILYTSMPQPDDSRVTFAPDHLGTEEAIKATGIAYTILRDGWYAENLFMSLPHALQTGSWYTSSGNGRIAHITRADTAAALAGALLDAGSESRTYTLTGPESHTAEEIAAIVSAATGKPLKVVHVTDAQLAEGLKGAGLPEAFIPTVVSFDANTREGKIAMVTDDAEKLSGRKPTSLEDFAAANKAAFLG
- a CDS encoding pyridoxine 5'-phosphate synthase, whose product is MPAKLSVNLNAIAMLRNRRDLPWPSVTGLGRIALEAGASGLTVHPRPDQRHIRFSDLAPIRALIDAEFPGAEFNMEGFPEEGFMRLVEEHRPEQVTLVPDDPAQSTSDHGWDFRRSHDLLATIVGRLKRLGLRVSLFADGEPDREALKIARDVGADRIELYTGPYGGCHDDPAEAARIVALLGETADIAFDLGLDVNAGHDLTVANLPALVARIPRLAEVSIGHGLTADALEYGMAETVRRFCRACGQDL